In Rhinolophus ferrumequinum isolate MPI-CBG mRhiFer1 chromosome 18, mRhiFer1_v1.p, whole genome shotgun sequence, a genomic segment contains:
- the LOC117038426 gene encoding uncharacterized protein LOC117038426, whose amino-acid sequence MLLITVIISSYQVERPPAPSRRLPLPRRREQLGPGPGGRSLDAASSAAPHPSLIHLYHFGVGEKGRTGALAPELDSSPVPKACPACGPLRVFRRTFIHPCARGLQQASSGRLTPQIPAADLCSSSCGTPDQAAPGLGQLGKSLDPKGWGRTKSLWKTSLLSHCLCDWGSCGRVDAVVLFSLHSPTPIPLPAVTAHAFAPLFTYFFSLFSHSIFSPPPSFLPLLSFLLASLRRKASLSVFTADLDLNVHTIKARGECQEWGWLSTVGPRGPAKEGATEARRPPRSSALRVGEGGVSGSCCLGCGS is encoded by the exons ATGCTCCTTATCACGGTTATTATTTCCTCCTACCAGGTAGAGCGACCACCGGCGCCTTCTCGCCGCCTACCCCTTCCCCGGCGAAGGGAGCAGTTGGGGCCCGGCCCTGGCGGCCGCTCCCTAGATGCAGCTTCCTCTGCTGCTCCGCATCCCTCCCTCATTCATCTGTAC CACTTTGGGGTCGGCGAGAAGGGACGCACGGGAGCGCTGGCTCCGGAACTCGACTCATCTCCGGTGCCAAAGGCCTGCCCGGCGTGCGGACCTCTGAGGGTATTCAGACGGACTTTTATTCATCCTTGTG CGAGAGGACTGCAGCAGGCGAGTTCCGGAAGGCTGACTCCCCAAATCCCGGCCGCGGACCTCTGCAGCTCGTCCTGCGGCACGCCCGACCAGGCTGCGCCTGGCCTCGGCCAGCTAG GAAAAAGCCTGGATCCGAAAGGATGGGGGAGAACAAAGAGCCTTTGGAAGACGTCGCTGTTATCTCATTGTCTGTGTGATTGGGGGAGCTGCGGTAGGGTGGATGCTGTGGTCCTTTTCTCCctgcactcccccacccccatccctctcCCCGCTGTCACTGCGCACGCATTCGCGCcgctttttacttattttttttccctgttttctcattccatcttctccccacccccttcctttcttccccttctttccttcctccttgctTCCCTCAGGAGAAAGGCCTCTCTCTCCGTGTTCACAGCGGACCTTGATTTAAATGTCCATACAATTAAGGCACGCGGTGAATGCCAAGAATGGGGCTGGCTGAGCACCGTCGGTCCGCGAGGGCCCGCCAAGGAAGGAGCCACAGAGGCGAGGCGCCCTCCACGGAGCTCAGCGCtgcgggtgggggagggaggggtctCCGGTTCCTGCTGTCTGGGCTGCGGGAGCTAG